A genomic window from Streptomyces sp. NBC_00234 includes:
- a CDS encoding RNA polymerase sigma factor — MTDVHRTVDAIWKMESARIVAALTRMVRDVGVAEELAQDALVAALERWPESGIPDNPGAWLTTVAKRRAVDHIRRDRRLAEHGETLAHELAEQQRLDGDGDGGVDHDLESAESADPASEQDDVLRLMFVSCHSVLPTEARVALTLRLLGGLTASEIARAFLTAEPLIARRIATAKRTLAEERVPFELPDGAELTERLASVLEVVYLIFNEGYSATSGDDLMRPGLCLEALRLGRLLARSVPDEAEVHGLVALMEVHASRTAARTGPAGEPVPLHMQNRGRWDPLLIRRGFAAMLRARAAGTPGQPGPYVLQAAIAICHAQARTAEETDWARISGLYAALARLLPTAVVRLNQAVAVGMADGPAAGLALVDTLAPDPALRDYHLLPGVRGDLLLRLGRGEEARREFERAALLTRNAAESAYLTRRAEAIPVGDASTPTFGEAIDAFLAQDRLAPATARSYGQTLWRLRLALGVGMPLTSLTADQIAGAFRLSWGGVAASTWNRHRAAVRAFGAWTDTPDLDAAIPQRMPRRCRAPAPVPAPVPPGTAWPGEVEASLRERTLWTLLHESGSTVTALLALNVQDLDLPERRACLADRRSDRRGAWITWRSKTAALLSELLDGRTQGPVFLTDRRPGPARAGILGAADVCPQSGRGRLSYERAEFLCKSATGLALRQLRDWDGDGGRDGDGTEP; from the coding sequence GTGACGGACGTCCACCGCACGGTCGACGCGATCTGGAAGATGGAGTCGGCCCGTATCGTCGCCGCGCTCACCCGCATGGTGCGCGACGTCGGCGTGGCCGAGGAATTGGCACAGGACGCGCTGGTCGCGGCGCTGGAACGGTGGCCCGAGTCTGGAATCCCGGACAATCCGGGCGCCTGGCTCACCACCGTCGCCAAGCGCCGCGCTGTCGACCACATCCGCCGCGACCGGCGGTTGGCCGAGCACGGCGAGACGCTCGCGCACGAACTGGCCGAGCAGCAGCGGCTCGACGGTGATGGCGACGGCGGCGTCGACCACGATCTTGAGTCCGCCGAGTCCGCCGATCCCGCCTCAGAGCAGGACGACGTGCTACGGCTGATGTTCGTCTCCTGCCACTCGGTCCTACCGACCGAGGCACGCGTCGCCCTGACCCTGCGGCTGCTCGGCGGACTCACCGCGTCCGAGATCGCCCGCGCGTTCCTCACCGCCGAGCCGCTGATCGCCCGCCGCATCGCCACGGCGAAGCGCACACTCGCCGAGGAGCGGGTGCCGTTCGAACTACCGGACGGCGCCGAGCTGACCGAACGCCTCGCCTCCGTCCTGGAGGTCGTCTACCTGATCTTCAACGAGGGCTACTCGGCGACCTCGGGCGACGACCTGATGCGGCCCGGCCTGTGCCTGGAGGCGCTGCGGCTGGGACGCCTGCTCGCCCGGTCGGTACCCGACGAGGCGGAAGTACACGGCCTGGTGGCGCTCATGGAGGTCCATGCCTCCCGCACGGCGGCCCGCACCGGCCCCGCCGGCGAACCGGTTCCGCTGCACATGCAGAACCGGGGACGCTGGGACCCCTTGCTCATCCGTCGCGGCTTCGCGGCGATGCTGCGGGCTCGCGCGGCCGGTACACCCGGCCAGCCAGGTCCCTACGTACTGCAGGCCGCGATCGCCATCTGCCACGCCCAGGCACGCACCGCCGAGGAGACCGACTGGGCACGGATTTCCGGACTGTACGCCGCCCTCGCCCGCCTCCTACCCACCGCCGTGGTGCGGCTCAACCAGGCGGTCGCGGTGGGCATGGCGGACGGCCCCGCAGCCGGCCTCGCCCTCGTCGACACGCTCGCCCCCGACCCTGCGCTCCGCGACTACCACCTGCTCCCCGGCGTGCGCGGCGACCTGCTGCTGCGCCTGGGGCGCGGCGAAGAAGCCCGCCGCGAGTTCGAGCGTGCGGCGCTGCTGACCCGGAACGCCGCCGAAAGCGCGTACCTGACGCGGCGTGCCGAGGCGATCCCGGTCGGGGACGCATCCACGCCGACGTTCGGGGAGGCCATCGACGCGTTCCTGGCCCAGGACCGGCTCGCACCGGCGACGGCCCGCTCGTACGGACAGACGTTGTGGCGACTGCGGCTGGCTCTGGGAGTGGGGATGCCGCTCACCTCACTGACGGCCGATCAGATTGCCGGTGCCTTCCGCCTCTCGTGGGGCGGCGTGGCGGCGTCCACGTGGAACCGGCACCGCGCCGCTGTGAGGGCGTTCGGTGCGTGGACGGACACCCCGGACCTTGACGCGGCCATCCCCCAGCGGATGCCCCGGCGCTGCCGCGCACCGGCGCCCGTACCCGCCCCGGTCCCGCCAGGAACTGCGTGGCCGGGAGAGGTGGAAGCCTCGTTGCGGGAGCGCACCTTGTGGACGCTGCTGCACGAGTCGGGCTCCACCGTCACGGCCTTGCTGGCCCTCAACGTCCAGGACCTGGACCTGCCGGAGCGACGAGCCTGCCTCGCGGACCGGCGGTCGGACCGGCGTGGCGCGTGGATCACCTGGCGATCGAAAACGGCCGCGCTCCTGTCCGAACTCCTGGACGGCCGGACCCAGGGCCCGGTGTTCCTCACCGACCGACGCCCGGGTCCGGCGCGGGCAGGCATCCTGGGCGCGGCCGACGTCTGCCCGCAGAGCGGCCGAGGGCGACTGTCCTACGAGCGCGCAGAGTTCCTGTGCAAGTCGGCAACCGGCCTCGCGCTGCGCCAACTGCGGGACTGGGACGGGGACGGGGGCAGAGACGGGGACGGCACCGAACCCTGA
- a CDS encoding TetR/AcrR family transcriptional regulator — translation MSVKERKERERAERERLIVATARELAEQQGWDAVTTRRLAERIEYSQPVLYSHFRGKREIIGAVALEGAAELAAAVRAATSAADGPRERVAALARAYLDFAERHPAVYDALFQLDGGLAYAQEDTPEPLKDAFAALLECLTEVAGDGVHPGMFTEVFWAALHGLATLTRAGRLLPEDAEPRVELLVDRLAMV, via the coding sequence ATGTCGGTAAAGGAACGCAAGGAGCGCGAACGGGCGGAGCGCGAGCGCCTCATCGTGGCGACGGCCCGCGAACTCGCCGAGCAGCAGGGCTGGGACGCAGTCACCACCCGCCGGCTCGCCGAGCGCATCGAATACAGCCAGCCCGTCCTCTACAGCCACTTCCGCGGCAAGCGCGAGATCATCGGCGCCGTCGCCCTGGAGGGCGCCGCCGAGCTGGCCGCGGCGGTGCGTGCCGCGACCTCCGCGGCGGACGGACCGCGCGAGCGGGTCGCCGCCCTGGCCCGCGCCTACCTCGACTTCGCCGAGCGCCATCCGGCGGTCTACGACGCCTTGTTCCAGCTCGACGGCGGCCTGGCGTACGCGCAGGAGGACACCCCCGAGCCGCTGAAGGACGCCTTCGCCGCACTGCTCGAGTGCCTCACCGAGGTCGCCGGCGACGGCGTCCACCCGGGAATGTTCACCGAGGTGTTCTGGGCGGCCCTGCACGGCCTGGCGACCCTGACCCGAGCGGGCCGCCTGCTGCCCGAGGACGCTGAGCCGAGGGTGGAGCTGTTGGTGGACCGGCTCGCCATGGTCTGA
- a CDS encoding DUF4267 domain-containing protein, whose translation MSLKKINTVLAAAFILFILWFGTEYILSPETTAPGYGLPSWPSGDGDGFLIIKGIRDVVMALVLGILLVTGHRRALGWVLLVEALAAYGDMANVLAHHGSVATALGVHCLTATLMVVNGLLIMRETRDVAAVPATPAPQPA comes from the coding sequence ATGTCGCTGAAGAAGATCAACACCGTCCTGGCCGCCGCCTTCATCCTCTTCATCCTCTGGTTCGGTACGGAGTACATCCTTAGCCCGGAGACGACGGCACCGGGCTACGGCCTGCCGAGTTGGCCGTCCGGCGACGGCGACGGCTTCCTGATCATCAAGGGAATCCGCGACGTCGTCATGGCCCTGGTTCTGGGCATCCTGCTGGTGACGGGGCACCGCCGGGCGCTGGGCTGGGTGCTGCTGGTGGAAGCACTCGCCGCGTACGGCGACATGGCCAACGTGCTGGCCCACCACGGCTCCGTGGCCACCGCGCTCGGCGTCCACTGCCTGACCGCGACACTGATGGTGGTCAACGGCCTGCTGATCATGCGCGAGACCCGCGACGTCGCGGCAGTTCCGGCAACGCCCGCCCCGCAGCCCGCCTAG
- a CDS encoding PP2C family protein-serine/threonine phosphatase, which yields MSHRFAGPRRWFKGSRGLAAVPIALMVAVVVVDVLAPPDIHLGPLLVAAPAVTASFAGPWGTGLVAALAVVAQGVIAVLRDRDNLFSANHQAQIAALVLVGSSLVVFCVLRERRANELMQVRYVAETAQRVVLRPLPTRIGPLKVASAYLAAEAEAQIGGDLYAAVRAGSGTRLIIGDVRGKGMTAVGDAALLLGAFRAAAHRQATLAELVTYLDGSVCWGLSEPGETDRTGETFITAAVLDIPDRGDEVHMISCGHPPPIVLRNGRARTIDASQPAPPLGLGELTRPSYRVDTFSFEAGDFLLLYTDGVIEARDSSGAFYRLIERITGWTESNPDAFLRRLRGDLLDHVGGRLGDDAAMIAIERPPTLS from the coding sequence GTGTCGCATCGCTTCGCCGGTCCTCGACGATGGTTCAAAGGGAGTCGTGGGCTGGCGGCCGTCCCGATCGCGCTGATGGTGGCTGTTGTCGTGGTCGACGTTCTCGCGCCGCCCGATATCCACCTGGGTCCTTTGCTGGTCGCAGCACCGGCGGTCACCGCATCGTTCGCCGGCCCCTGGGGGACGGGGCTGGTCGCCGCCCTCGCGGTGGTGGCCCAGGGGGTCATCGCGGTGCTGCGCGATCGGGACAACCTGTTCTCGGCGAACCACCAGGCGCAGATCGCCGCCCTGGTCCTGGTCGGATCGAGCCTCGTGGTCTTCTGCGTACTGCGGGAGCGCCGTGCGAATGAACTCATGCAAGTGAGATACGTGGCCGAGACCGCTCAGCGCGTCGTTCTCCGGCCACTGCCCACGCGGATCGGACCGCTGAAGGTCGCCTCTGCCTATCTCGCCGCCGAGGCCGAGGCGCAGATCGGCGGTGATTTGTATGCGGCCGTACGCGCCGGCTCCGGCACCCGGCTGATCATCGGTGACGTTCGGGGCAAAGGCATGACCGCCGTCGGTGACGCCGCCCTGCTGCTCGGGGCGTTCCGGGCCGCCGCCCACCGCCAGGCAACTCTGGCCGAACTCGTCACCTATCTCGATGGAAGCGTGTGCTGGGGCCTGTCCGAACCGGGAGAGACGGACCGGACCGGAGAAACCTTCATCACCGCCGCCGTTCTGGACATCCCCGACCGGGGCGACGAGGTCCACATGATCAGCTGCGGGCACCCTCCGCCGATCGTGCTGCGCAACGGTCGAGCCCGGACGATCGATGCCTCCCAGCCGGCTCCTCCGCTGGGCCTCGGTGAACTGACACGCCCCAGCTACCGCGTCGACACCTTCTCCTTCGAGGCAGGGGACTTCCTGCTGCTCTACACCGACGGAGTAATCGAGGCCCGCGACTCCTCCGGTGCCTTCTATCGGCTCATCGAGCGCATCACGGGGTGGACCGAGAGCAACCCCGACGCATTCCTCCGCCGCCTTCGGGGCGATCTGCTCGACCACGTCGGCGGACGCTTGGGTGACGACGCCGCCATGATCGCGATCGAGCGCCCACCCACGCTGTCGTGA
- a CDS encoding DUF998 domain-containing protein, with amino-acid sequence MTTSTRFPHATATATTAAAAADQARPAARRGSVGTRRLLACAAVAGPLWVAVSVAQALTREGFEPTRHALSQLATGSLGWLQITNFVIAGILATVGAAGLRRVMQGTAGGVAVPRLVRVVGVGMVAAGLLTMDPADAFPVGTPEGIPQSMSWHAYGHMAAGSITFASLIAAGYLFGRHFSRLGNRRLAVVSRVSATVMLAGDAWSMSGGKAGALTMAIGTTVMFTLLAYVAAHYRRTA; translated from the coding sequence GTGACCACCAGCACCCGCTTCCCGCACGCCACAGCCACAGCCACCACAGCGGCAGCGGCCGCCGACCAGGCTCGCCCCGCTGCCCGGCGCGGCTCGGTCGGCACCCGTCGGCTGCTCGCCTGCGCTGCCGTCGCCGGTCCACTGTGGGTGGCCGTGTCGGTCGCCCAGGCACTCACCCGCGAGGGGTTCGAGCCGACCCGGCACGCGCTCAGCCAGCTGGCCACCGGATCGCTCGGCTGGCTGCAGATCACCAACTTCGTGATCGCCGGGATCCTGGCCACGGTGGGCGCGGCCGGACTGCGCCGGGTCATGCAGGGGACGGCCGGTGGTGTCGCGGTGCCGCGGCTGGTCCGGGTGGTCGGGGTCGGCATGGTCGCCGCCGGGCTGCTCACGATGGACCCGGCGGACGCCTTTCCGGTGGGCACGCCGGAGGGCATCCCGCAGTCGATGAGCTGGCACGCGTACGGACACATGGCCGCCGGGTCGATCACCTTCGCCTCGCTGATCGCCGCGGGCTACCTGTTCGGTCGGCACTTCTCCCGGCTCGGCAACCGGCGGCTCGCGGTGGTCTCCCGCGTCTCCGCCACGGTGATGCTGGCCGGCGACGCCTGGTCGATGAGCGGTGGTAAGGCGGGCGCGCTGACCATGGCCATTGGCACGACCGTCATGTTCACGCTGCTCGCGTACGTGGCCGCGCACTACCGGCGTACTGCCTGA
- a CDS encoding YciI family protein codes for MTTKASETAKVPDEKLFAEMGAFIEELSAAGALLATGGLEPGGVRLVSEGGVITVTDGPFAESKEAVVGFALIEVRSQEEAVELGRRFRKIVGDGESMIQQVFGP; via the coding sequence ATGACGACCAAGGCCTCGGAGACGGCGAAGGTCCCCGACGAGAAGCTCTTCGCCGAGATGGGCGCCTTCATCGAGGAGCTGAGCGCCGCAGGTGCGCTGCTGGCCACCGGCGGGCTCGAACCGGGAGGTGTCCGGCTGGTCTCCGAGGGCGGCGTCATCACCGTCACGGACGGCCCGTTCGCCGAGTCGAAGGAGGCCGTCGTCGGCTTCGCCCTCATCGAGGTCCGCTCCCAGGAGGAGGCGGTGGAACTGGGCCGCCGGTTCCGGAAGATCGTCGGTGACGGCGAGAGCATGATCCAGCAGGTCTTCGGTCCGTGA
- a CDS encoding DUF1772 domain-containing protein: MLNALEVFTTVVVGLMVGVEFSVAFVMNRILDALPEDSGQLGHAHGGRMLGALMPFWYIGSLVLSAIWAVARWHHHGAGLVVTAAGLLILSVVMSILLLVPINNRNKTWTPENRPADWKEQLDRWNRFHYIRVAVLVAAFTLLVAALA, encoded by the coding sequence ATGCTCAACGCGCTCGAGGTCTTCACCACCGTGGTCGTCGGCCTGATGGTGGGGGTGGAGTTCTCCGTCGCCTTCGTCATGAACCGGATTCTGGACGCGCTTCCCGAGGACAGCGGCCAGCTCGGCCACGCCCACGGCGGCCGGATGCTCGGCGCCCTGATGCCGTTCTGGTACATAGGCTCGCTCGTCCTCAGCGCGATCTGGGCCGTCGCCCGATGGCACCACCACGGCGCCGGACTCGTCGTCACCGCCGCCGGACTGCTCATCCTCAGCGTGGTCATGTCGATCCTGCTGCTCGTCCCGATCAACAACCGAAACAAGACCTGGACCCCCGAGAACCGGCCCGCCGACTGGAAGGAGCAGCTGGACCGCTGGAACCGCTTCCACTACATCCGCGTCGCCGTCCTCGTCGCCGCGTTCACCCTGCTGGTCGCCGCCCTCGCCTGA
- a CDS encoding dihydrofolate reductase family protein: MRIVMGEFVSLDGVMQAPGGPDEDTDGGFAHGGWTHPFFDPQVMGGALAEWAADTDGLLFGRRTWQTMAAAWPERAGDPFADHMNSVAKYVVSSTLGEADLTWNNTTRIPGDQALDQIRKLRDTEGRDLVVMGSLTLARTLLSEGLVDELRLMIMPVLLGGGKTIYPADGALRTLELISTVVSSTGVHVCTYRPAAAG, encoded by the coding sequence ATGCGCATTGTGATGGGTGAATTCGTCAGCCTGGACGGCGTCATGCAGGCCCCTGGCGGCCCCGACGAGGACACCGACGGAGGGTTCGCCCACGGCGGCTGGACGCACCCGTTCTTCGACCCGCAGGTGATGGGCGGCGCCCTCGCCGAGTGGGCCGCCGACACCGACGGGCTGCTCTTCGGACGCCGCACGTGGCAGACCATGGCCGCGGCGTGGCCGGAGCGGGCCGGTGACCCCTTCGCCGACCACATGAACTCGGTAGCCAAGTACGTCGTCTCCAGCACCCTGGGCGAAGCCGACCTGACGTGGAACAACACCACCCGCATACCCGGCGACCAGGCACTCGACCAGATCCGGAAGCTGCGTGACACCGAGGGCCGGGACCTGGTGGTGATGGGCAGCCTTACGCTCGCCCGCACCCTCCTGAGCGAAGGGCTGGTCGACGAACTGCGGCTCATGATCATGCCGGTGCTGCTCGGCGGCGGAAAGACGATCTACCCGGCCGACGGCGCGCTGCGCACGCTTGAGCTGATCTCGACCGTGGTCAGCAGCACGGGCGTGCACGTGTGCACCTACCGACCGGCGGCCGCAGGGTAG